The DNA segment GAAATTCTTCATCCAACTCATAACTGCCGCCACGGGCAAAGTCATAGAAAGACTCCATACCTTGGTCGGCGAGTTCATCGGCTAAATCTTTGATCTCAATGTCGGCACCTTCGTCGAAACGCTCTGAGCAATACTCAAACACTTTGTTACGGCATTGCTGACGTTCTTCTTTGGTCAGATCGCTGCTGGCAACAAAATCTTCCACCGCATTCATTAGGGTCTTGTTTTGCGCCTTGGTATTTACGCCTTCGACACAACCCATAAAGTCGAGGAAAAAGTCCGCCACCTTACGGCCAGCACGTCCACGGATGAAGGAGATGTACTTGCGGGAGTCCTTATCGGCTTGCCATTCGGTAAGATCGATACGCGCCGCTAATTGAATATTGCTTAAATCTAAGTGGTTGTTTTGCGAAAGTTCCATATCATCGAGTACCGTCATCGATGATTTGGCACTCAACAGCGCCACAAACAAAAAGTCACTCGCCATACTGGTATAGCAGGACATCAACAGGAATCCACCTTGGCTAAAATCATATTTTGCCAACTCTTCCTGCAACAACTTACTGGCTTGACCGGTAAATTCGACAAAGCCTAAATCCCCTGCACGGTATTCCTGTAACGCATTGGAAAAGGCCGGATTAGCCTCACCGTCATCACCATGGATACCAAAATAGCCAAATCCTTTGCCGGATTTGCTGGTATAAGTCTGATGCAATTCTTCCAGCATCATCTCGACAGCCTGACTGTTCAGCAGAGGTTGAGGACGTAAACGGCAGCGTAATTGCCCCTGACTGTCCTGGGAAATCTCGTGAATAATTGCTTGTTCGATGTTAATACTCATAAGCCCTGATAGTGATGCTGGAATAAATCCGCTATTATATGCCGCTAATCCATTCCAAAGTGAAACATTTTTTGATTATGGCAATCCAATCGAAATACTCAAACGCACAAGTTGAATCATTAATCGCCGAGATTTTAGCGGTACTCGAAAAGCACAAAGCCCCTACTGACTTAAGCCTGATGGCGCTGGGTAACTGTGTCACTCACCTGCTCGAGCGCAAAGTGCCAAGCGAATCTCGCCAAGCGGTCGCTGAACAATTTGCGAAAGCACTCGCACAATCGGTGAAATCCAATTAAGTTAGTCGAGTAACAATCGTTAAAACAACATAAGATACAACGTCTTTTAGGAATAAGCGGATCACTATGGTCGAGCGAAAAAAGCAAATGAGCCGCGATCGCGTATCACGACTCATCAACTGGGGACATTGGTTTGCCTTCTTTAATGGCCTGTTGGCCATGATTGTCGGCACACGCTATCTGAGCAGTGTGGGTTATCCCGAAACTTGGTTTGGCTGGGGCTACCTCGCCGTCAGCACCATTGGCCAGTTCAGTTTTCTTGCTTTTATCGCCTACTTGATCTGCCTATTCCCGCTGACCTTAATCTTGCCTTATTCCAAGATTTTAAGGGGCTTAGCGGCAGTTATCGCCACCTTAAGCCTGTGTATCTTATTGTATGACACCATAGTGTATGCCGATTATGGCATGCACTTGAGCCCCTTCGCCTTCGACTTAGCCTGGGCCGATTTAAATGCCCTGCTCCACGGTACCTCTTATATTGTCACGCCAATCGCCATTTTGGTGATTGAGCTAACGGCGGCCAACTTCCTGTGGAAACGGATTGAGAAAATCCAAAAGCTGAATCTTGGCAATAAGGTTATTACCCTAATTGGGGTGTGTTTTGTCAGCAGCCATTTGATCCACATTTGGGCCGACGCGGCCGATATCACCGAAATTACCCGTTTCGATGATACTTATCCACTGTCGTACCCTGCCACTGCGCGCTCCTTTATGGAAAGCCATGGGATTGATGGTTCTTCACAATCGGATGATGAAGCCAATCATGCGACCAGCACGCTCAGCTACCCCACACAGCCACTACAATGCCAGGCCGACAGCAAACCCAATGTGTTAATGCTGACCATCGACAGCTTACGTGCCGACATGGTGGACGCTAAGACCATGCCGTTTTTGCATCAATACACTGAGCAGAATCAGAGCTTTACCCAGCATTACAGTGGCGGCAATCAATTTAGAACCGGCATGTTCTCCCTGCTCTATGGCTTGCAAGGCAGCTATGGCGATGCGCGCATCTTCAATAGCACTAGCCCCATCATGACCCAAAGCTTTAGACAGGCGGGTTATCAACTTGGCTTATTTATCCCCGAAACTAATCTGAATTTACGCTCGGCGCAGGCCATGTTTAATGAC comes from the Shewanella mangrovisoli genome and includes:
- the yejK gene encoding nucleoid-associated protein YejK, coding for MSINIEQAIIHEISQDSQGQLRCRLRPQPLLNSQAVEMMLEELHQTYTSKSGKGFGYFGIHGDDGEANPAFSNALQEYRAGDLGFVEFTGQASKLLQEELAKYDFSQGGFLLMSCYTSMASDFLFVALLSAKSSMTVLDDMELSQNNHLDLSNIQLAARIDLTEWQADKDSRKYISFIRGRAGRKVADFFLDFMGCVEGVNTKAQNKTLMNAVEDFVASSDLTKEERQQCRNKVFEYCSERFDEGADIEIKDLADELADQGMESFYDFARGGSYELDEEFPADKSTLRQLKKFSGTGGGVTISFDGGHLGQRVIYDPISDTLLIKGVPANLKDQLDRRLKGE
- a CDS encoding DUF3413 domain-containing protein; this translates as MVERKKQMSRDRVSRLINWGHWFAFFNGLLAMIVGTRYLSSVGYPETWFGWGYLAVSTIGQFSFLAFIAYLICLFPLTLILPYSKILRGLAAVIATLSLCILLYDTIVYADYGMHLSPFAFDLAWADLNALLHGTSYIVTPIAILVIELTAANFLWKRIEKIQKLNLGNKVITLIGVCFVSSHLIHIWADAADITEITRFDDTYPLSYPATARSFMESHGIDGSSQSDDEANHATSTLSYPTQPLQCQADSKPNVLMLTIDSLRADMVDAKTMPFLHQYTEQNQSFTQHYSGGNQFRTGMFSLLYGLQGSYGDARIFNSTSPIMTQSFRQAGYQLGLFIPETNLNLRSAQAMFNDFTPVIAKETNGSADADLRSVGHFKQWQSEQQSPWFALVNLKAPENFDTPVGFLGIETVKADANLKPAQKVLFNQYRQSLNFIDKQIQAIVSELPSDTLVVITGVNGKIFTSNSDEAQRNLSPESVRVPMVIHWPNVGASKVKYRTSHYGVVPTLMTHILGCTNNTTDYSAGRSLLQPSQETWIYIGDSRIFAIYQQSEITVIDRHGKYRIYDENFEHRLHKKMSAPELIQVMREGRRLYNH
- a CDS encoding YejL family protein, whose product is MAIQSKYSNAQVESLIAEILAVLEKHKAPTDLSLMALGNCVTHLLERKVPSESRQAVAEQFAKALAQSVKSN